cctagcatcacgctttgtcatgccatgcatcgtcatgcatttgattacattatatttattgtttcttccccctcttctctcgctagacaccgaggccgacgccgctgctacccagtacgactacggtgttgacgacccctctctcttgctagagcaaccagacaagccccccccccttgatcaccagatatcgcctattcttctctctactacttgcattagagtagtgtagcatgttactactttccgttaatcctattctgatgcatagcatgtccttgctactactgttgttacctttacctgctatcctaatgcttagtataggatgctagtgttccatcagtggccctacactcttgtccgtctgctatgctatactactgggccattatcacttcgggaggtgatcacgggcatatgctatatactttatactgttacattacttatgatactgttcggagttgggggctgaaggggtaggtggctccatcccggtagaggtgggcctgggttcccgacggccccccgactgttactttgaggcagagcgacagggcaggttgagaccacctaggagagaggtgggcctgggccTGGTAGGCGTTCGCGGatagataacacgcttaacgagatcttggtatttgatctgagtctggctactggcctatacgcactaaccaactacacggggacaattatgggcactcgatgtcgtggtatcagtcgaagcctttgtgacgtcagcgactgagaggcgcgcgccgggttggattggaacgcctgctcttgtataagggaggctaggtctactcaccggacgcatacgcaacgtgcaggtgtgcaatgggcgatgggcccagacccctgtgccataggatttagaccggcgtgctgacctctctgttgtgcctaggtagggctgcgacgtgttgatcttccgaggccgggcatgaccccgacaagtgtgtccggacaaaagggatcgagcgtgttgggaaatgtggtgcacccctgcagggaagttaatctattcgaatagccgtgatcttcggtaacaggacgacttggaattgtaccttgaccttatggcaACTAGAACCaggtacttaataaaacacacccttccaagtgccagatacaaccggtgatcgctctctcacagggcgacgaggggaggatcatcggttaggattatgctatgcgatgctacttggtgaacttaccgtctactctcttcttctgctacaagatggaggtggccagaagcgtagtcttcgataggactagctatccccctcttattccagcattctgcagttcagtccacatatgataccccttttccatttgataccaatgcatacatatgtagtgtagctccttgcttgcgagtactttggatgagtactgacggttgctttgttcccccttttcccccctttctatacccgattgcagcgaccagacgatggagtccaggagccagacgccactgtcgatgtcaactactactactcgggaggtgcctactactacgtgcagcccgctgacgacgaccaggagtaatttaggaggatcccaggcaggaggcctgcgcctcttttgatcggtgtcccagtttgtgctagccttcttaaggcaaacttttttaacttatgtctgtattcagatattgttgcttccgctgactcgtctatgatcgagttcttgtattcaagccctcgaggcccctggcttgtaatatgatgcttgtatgacttatttttatttgtagagttgtgttgtgatatcttcccgtgagtccctgatcttgatcgtacacatttgcgtgtatgattagtgtacggtcaaaccgggggcgtcacacatgggacaacaggcgctactgctatacgttagctatagcgccttattagtagcgtcggtccccgcgctactaataggcccaaaacccgcgctgctgctaggcttttccctagtagtgcacgccAGGTTCTTGTATTTGAGAACTTGTGTTGGGTCATTCGTCGTTCCTTGATAGGATATGGACCATCTTCAAGAACATTTGGATCGGAGAAAACTATGGCATGGGCCGAGTTACAAGGTGGTCCGCTGGCCGTGCCTTTGGATTTCCCGGACATAGTGTCTTGTTACCTTGCCGCTTCAGGGCTCTTCTTGTCCGAGTCGACTTACCATTTCTTATGTTGATTTCCAACCCTTGCTTGGATTTTCCCTTTGTGGAAAGCCCCTTTTACCACCCAAAATCAAGATCTTCGAATGACGGCTCCTTCGTGGCCGTTTTCCATCGAGCGTTGAGGTGTCTAAGCGGCATGGTCTAGGTGAAGGTATTTGcccctttgaaggaaatatgccatagaggcaataataaagttgttatttatatttccttacatcatgataaatgtttattattcatgctagaattgtattaccagaaacttagtacatgtgtgaatacatagacaaacataatgtcactagtatgcctctacttgactagctcgtcaatcaaggatggttaagttttctaaccgtagacatgagttgtcatttgatgaacgggatcacatcattagagaatgatgtgattgacttgacccatccgttagcttagcactatgatcgtttagtttatattgctttctccataatttatacatgttcctgtgactatgaaattatgcaactcccgaataccggaggaacacttagtgtgctatcaaacgtcacaacgtaactgggtgactataaagatgccctacaggtgtctccgatggtgtttgttgagttggcatagatcaagattaggatttgtcactccgtgtatcggagaggtatctctgggccctctcagtaatgcacatcactataagccttgcaagcaatgtgaataatgagttagttacgggatattgcattacggaacgagtaaagagactttccggtaacgagattgaactaggtattgagataccgacgatcgaatctcgggcaagtaacataccgatgagacagggaacaacgtatgttgttatgcggtttgaccgataaagatcttcgtagaatatgtaggaaccaatatgagcatctaggttccactattgttaattgaccggagatgagtctcggtcatctctacatagttctcgaacccgtagggtccgcacgcttaacgttcgatgacgatcggtattatgagtttatgtgttttgatgaaccgaaggtagttcggagtcccggatgtgatcacatacATGCCGAggggtctcgaaatagtcgagacataaagatcgatatattggaaggctatgtttggacaccggaatggttccagatgagttcgggcattttctagagtatcgggaggttaccggaaccccccggggagtcaatgggccttattgggccttagtgcaagagaggaggaggcggctaggtggagggcacacccccccaagcccaatcctaattggggTGGGGCCGACCCCCTTTCCTTCTATCCCTCtcccttttccttcttctcctactccaactaggaaggggggaaacctactcctattgggagtaggactcccccccttgggcgcgccctatgagggccggccctctcctcctcccccctttatatacggggaaggggcacaccccataaacacacaagttgattgtttagccgtgtgcggtgccccctccacagaattccacctcggtcatatcgttgtagtgcttaggcgaagccctacgccagtaacttcatcatcaccgtcatcatgccgtcgtgctgacgaaactcttcctcggcctcaactggatcaagagtatgagggacgtcaccgagatgaacgtgtgcagatcgcggaggtgccatgcgttcggtgcttgatcggttggatcgcgaagacgttcgactacatcgaccgcatttcacaacgctttcgctttcggtctacgagggtacgtagacatactctccacctctcgttgctatgcatctcctagatagatcttgcgtgatcgtaggattttttttgtaatattgcgttccccaacacccttATGTGTGGTGCCCGAGCCCTGGACACACATCTTCTTCTCATGTTCCGCTGCCTGCTTCCTATGGATCTACGACCTAAGTGGTAGGACTCATACCTAGGGGACTTACTGGTTGTGCGGACTCTTTGAAACTAGAAGGAGGAGAAACCTCTTTTGGTTGGAGTTCTTTGCGATGGCCTAGACCTTATGGATGACTTGCAATAGATGGTTATCGAGAAGGTTTTGTTGTGACATGCTACCGACCATGTGCTTAAGGTTTTGGCTTTTATGAATGAATGGTGGCCGTTCTTTAGGTAGTGGGGCATTGACTTGCTAGTTTGCGTCATGTATTTTCTTCAGATGGCTGACCGCCAGATCACAAAACACCCCCTTAGAAGTTGGTGCCTCGTCCTCATGGTCCCATGTATCACCTATTATTTCACTTTTGGGCATGTTTGTGTTGTTGCCCTAGCAAACTATTTGCTTCTTAGTTTTGAACATGTACTTATTGGTATATGAACTTGGTTGGCCCTTTATATCTATATAAAGCGGGGAGAAAGCCTGTTATAGGGGAATTATCCCGCATGCCTCTTAACCCTGCGCAACTCATTCACATAATACACGGTCTCTTAttcttgaatttatggatgatttctGTTTATCATCACTAGAGGAACTGGGCATGAGAGAATAGGACTACAACTAAATTTATCAACCAAAAATTGTTGATGTTAAGGTTGTCCGGCAGCATCATTACATTTACCGCGTGTATGGATGTACACGTCTATTGTTGATGTGAATGTGGTTCGGTGGCTCACTTCATTGAATTTAATTACATCTACTGTTGATTTGAATGCACTCCGGTAGCTCACTACATTGTATTTATCGTCTTGTATGACTGCATGTGTCTCCAGTTTTAGCACATGAGATACTTCTTTAGTTTTCGATCAACAAGACTTGCATGCCATGGCTGCGACCTCAATTCTCGTGGTGGTCAGTCCCGTGACtctcggtgccggccatggcgatacCTTTGATCACAATCCTCTGGGGAAGACTACAATAGAAGCTGGCCATAGGATAGAAGAATAGAAAAACGAATCTGGAGCATCGGATGTCCAATGGGCGCTTCAGATCAGGCACGTGGGAGCTGGTGGGAGGGTCTTTATTGTATATAGCAATTACTCAGGGAGCTTTCCGCAAAAGTACAAAGAATTCACCAGCCCTAACATTTCAAATCTGAAGCATCCATTAAGGATCCAACGGCTCTAACTTCATTTTTCTATTCTTCTATCCTATGGCCAGTTTCTATTGTAGTCTTCCCCCAATCCTCTTCGGTGCATGGTCTGGCAGAAAAATCAAAATCCGCATTGTCCACCTTACATGACTGTTTGTGCATATATAAACAAGAAAAAGCCTGGTTGAACCAACAAGAATTGTTAGCAGTCAACGCCAAAGGCAAGCACATAGTAGTCAGACAACACACTATACTCATTTTAACTCACTTTTCTTGTAGGGAATACATCCGGTTTCACCTAACCTTTTGTACTTTTCAATCATAGACGCCTAAACCTCCATTGACGAGTAATTTGACGCACGTTGTGTTGCCTGAGTAAAGCCATTCAAGGTCACTGATGATTACCCTACCTAGGCAGGCCTTTCAATCACAATGACCATAAACTTCCAACCCATGGTCGctcaccagcccccagccccccaTTATTCTCCAATATGGTCAGTATTCACATACAGTTTTCAGATCGGCTGCTTCTGAAAAGGGCCAGCAATAATTACATTGGATGCTCATGTTCTTTGTCACGAGATTTGACTGCTAAATTCATGCCGGTGTCCATGGCACATGCGGGACAAGTCTGATCTCGCATCATCATCGTACCAGTGAAATCCACTAGCGTATCGAGGTAGACATCCATCTTTATTATTTTATGAGCCACACTCAACTTGACCGGATACCTAGAAAAACAATAGCCAAATGGATTCAGGAATAAAAATCTTGTTGGTAACATTCACGAATATACGAACTTGGCCTTAATTTCTTGAGCTAAACTATTCCTGGCATAATTCTTCGAGGAGACAACACCAGATGGCTAGCAGCAGCTGGATGGTCCTATATATATTTGGGGCCCCGGTACTCAACCATAATCAACATTCCGGCTCTTTCATTTTTAATGGCAGTGGCAGCTGGATGAGTTATGAGTAGATCACAACATCAACACACATGCATGGACATGAACTGGACGTGCTCCTTTATTATGCAGTGACTGGATGCAAGGCATCTAATATGGGTAGAAAGAATTAGTACAAAAATTGGTATAACCATGTACATACATAATAGCTGTAACAGCAAACTAATTAAGCGGAGAATCGACCCTAGCTAATAATCAATGCCTATTTTGCTGAGAAGGCCGGAACATGCTGATATCTTTGCTGTTCACCTCCTGACGGGGCCTCGCGTTTTTCTCCATGTCCTGCAAGTAGGGTTGAAGGAAAATCAGTCCAAAAAAATTTCTAGTCCTTGGGCGGAGATCAACCAACTTAAAGGCGGCTTTCATGTCGCTGTGGAATTTCTAGATGTCCACGGTTATGGTCTACCATCTGACACGATCTAAAGACCCTAAAGTGCGGAAAGACAAGAGTTGAATGCACCAGGACGAATAAGACTTCGCTTTCAAGAAAAATGATTGGAGGTCCAGAAAAAAGGATTTGGGGAAACGGAAATAAAAAAAAACTTACGTCATGGACGGCCTCCCGGAGAAGCTCCAGCTGGTGCCTCGACACGGTGCGGACCTGCAAATTGAATCAGATAGAGAAAAAATATAAGTTTCAGAAACAATATATATAAATTCCCACACCATGCAGTAACCACGCATGGTGTATAATAGGACTTGTGCGCTCAACAAACTGGCGTGCGTTAACCAAACAAAAGTTCAGGAAAGACGAAACCGGTGGGAAGATTCTTTGTGAATAACAAACAAAAGGATCTGCACAAAGATCGAACTGGCAGCTCCCTGCCAACTGCTAAGTTCCAGAAGCGAATTATTTTATTTTACAGTTGCAAGTAGTGTGTCATGTGATGGTCCAGAAATGAAATATATTTTACTGATAGTTGGAGTAGTTGGTAGTTGTGTTTGAATTTTTGTTAAGGGGTTGGTAGTTGTGTTTGATGCATGGTGAgggtgaatgaatgaatgaatgaaacgGGACGTACCCTCTTGACGATGGTCCAGATGACCCCTTCGGAGCAGGGCGGGGTGGTGAGGGAGCCCACGTAGCGGTAGTACACACTGGCCTTTCCCCTGGCGCCCCTCGGGTCCATCATCCCCATCTTCTCCTCCCTGTCCCTCCGATCGGCTATCATTTCCAGGTATGGCTCCAGCTGTGTTCGTAGTACAAGATTAGAATTAGTCCCATGTTGCCATGTTGGTGTTAGTTAAGCTTACTTATAATTAAGTTAAGTCCCATGTTGCCGTGTTGGCTTTAGTTAATCAAGCTTAATTTATATCCTGGTTGGTTAACTAAAGAAAAGAAGCAAGAGAGAAAAGAGAGGCACCTTGTGGAGGAAGGCGTCGTGGGCGCCGATCTCATAGAAGACGCCGATGACGGCGGCCTTGCCCTGGGCGCTCTCGTGGAACATGTGCAGCTCCATGTCGTATCGGCGGCCATTGACGCTGTGCTCGGTGGGCGAGTGCCAGTGCAGCTGCCGGAGGAAGTAGGGCGTGCCGCCGATCGACACGCTCCCGGCGTCGCCCTCGAACTTGAGCATGATGTCGTGGCCGCGGTTGACGATGGTGGCGTTGGCGGGGGCGTAGGAGTGGTTGAGGTAGCCGAGGCCGCGCACGAGGGAGACGCGCGGGCTGGCGAGGTCGATGGGCGACTGCATGTTGCCCTTGCCGCACGCGGACCACTCCTCCTTGATGTCGCCCCAGTGCGCCGGCCCATTCTCCGCGTCCAGCGAGTagctgaactcctcctcctcctcggtctcctGCTGGGCTCTGGCCGCCGGAACGGCCAAGAGGAGGACGGCTGCGGAGAAGAGGAGAAGCACGGCGAGTCGAAGATCCCGTGGCGGACGCATGTTTGTC
This portion of the Triticum dicoccoides isolate Atlit2015 ecotype Zavitan chromosome 7A, WEW_v2.0, whole genome shotgun sequence genome encodes:
- the LOC119327927 gene encoding alpha carbonic anhydrase 7-like — translated: MRPPRDLRLAVLLLFSAAVLLLAVPAARAQQETEEEEEFSYSLDAENGPAHWGDIKEEWSACGKGNMQSPIDLASPRVSLVRGLGYLNHSYAPANATIVNRGHDIMLKFEGDAGSVSIGGTPYFLRQLHWHSPTEHSVNGRRYDMELHMFHESAQGKAAVIGVFYEIGAHDAFLHKLEPYLEMIADRRDREEKMGMMDPRGARGKASVYYRYVGSLTTPPCSEGVIWTIVKRVRTVSRHQLELLREAVHDDMEKNARPRQEVNSKDISMFRPSQQNRH